A single genomic interval of Adhaeribacter pallidiroseus harbors:
- a CDS encoding DUF4270 family protein has protein sequence MNWLIKLKRPALFVLSVITFFSCDDSNTLGTSYEGNPVDASFTDSVSVTASTVLANDSIVGYRNGNLLVGKFTTEKLGTTTAQSYLPIGPTGGSISANNGSPDSVVLMLDYDEYYGDTTQNYSIEVRELGTTFRSDATYYTNNNNSLEALPSLIGSLTFVPKPKRTNSKTSSSGVVTKTSVPVRMKLSNELGQRILGLPSTTLSSTAEFAKIFKGIVLSPGPNTKSALGFAPDADSTYLRIYYTSTDNKKQKYDLNISGGNDRLNEISHDFAGSALTSLNKAGDSISSVAAGNEAYLQESTGIVTKITFPYLNRFREKLNTNDVAVNRAELIIPVKDNPNYLPSPAAYLVETNKTNRILKSNRLPRVVIEDPLETTSRGESGTQAAAIRYNKDKKAYIVNVTKYVQDVIYQRQSASGKLLSNSLLLVPTSRTGSLDPRGSTVLEATGLYSSILQTGGTNNIKLRLYFSKTN, from the coding sequence ATGAATTGGCTAATTAAGCTTAAGCGACCTGCTCTTTTTGTTTTATCTGTTATTACTTTTTTTTCCTGCGATGATTCCAACACGTTAGGCACTTCTTACGAAGGCAATCCGGTTGATGCTTCTTTTACTGATTCAGTAAGTGTTACGGCTTCTACTGTATTAGCCAATGATTCAATTGTAGGTTATAGAAACGGAAATCTATTAGTTGGTAAATTTACAACAGAAAAATTAGGCACTACTACGGCCCAATCCTATTTACCTATTGGTCCGACTGGAGGTAGTATTAGCGCCAATAATGGAAGTCCAGATTCGGTAGTATTAATGTTAGATTATGATGAGTATTACGGAGATACTACTCAAAATTATTCGATAGAAGTACGTGAACTAGGTACTACTTTCCGTTCTGATGCTACGTATTATACAAACAACAACAACAGCCTGGAAGCGCTACCTAGTTTAATAGGTTCACTTACCTTTGTTCCCAAACCCAAACGTACAAATTCTAAAACATCTTCTTCTGGTGTAGTAACTAAAACATCAGTGCCTGTTCGGATGAAGTTGAGTAATGAGTTGGGTCAGCGAATATTGGGCTTGCCGAGTACCACATTAAGTAGTACAGCAGAGTTTGCTAAAATCTTCAAGGGTATTGTGCTTAGTCCAGGCCCAAATACTAAATCAGCTTTAGGCTTTGCGCCCGATGCCGATAGTACGTATTTGCGAATTTATTATACTTCTACAGATAATAAAAAGCAAAAGTATGATCTAAACATAAGTGGCGGCAACGATCGCTTGAACGAAATTTCGCATGATTTTGCAGGTAGTGCACTTACATCATTAAATAAAGCAGGCGATTCTATTTCGTCGGTTGCGGCAGGTAATGAGGCTTATTTGCAGGAAAGTACCGGTATTGTTACAAAAATTACTTTTCCTTACCTTAATCGGTTTAGAGAAAAGTTAAATACAAATGATGTTGCTGTTAACCGGGCCGAGTTAATTATTCCAGTAAAAGATAATCCTAACTATTTGCCTTCGCCAGCCGCTTATCTGGTTGAAACGAACAAAACCAACCGGATTTTAAAATCAAACCGCTTACCTCGGGTTGTGATCGAAGATCCGCTGGAAACGACTTCCCGGGGTGAAAGTGGCACCCAGGCGGCGGCTATTCGCTACAATAAAGATAAAAAAGCTTATATCGTTAATGTTACCAAATACGTCCAGGATGTAATATATCAAAGACAATCTGCTAGTGGTAAGTTATTAAGCAATAGTTTATTACTAGTACCCACTTCCCGAACCGGTAGTTTAGATCCTAGAGGAAGCACTGTTCTGGAAGCAACCGGCCTTTATTCATCTATTCTGCAAACAGGAGGAACAAACAACATAAAGCTTCGCCTTTACTTTTCTAAAACGAACTAG
- the panD gene encoding aspartate 1-decarboxylase: MLIEVLKSKIHRVKVTQAELHYVGSITIDEDLIDAANLVENEKVQIVNINNGERFETYVIKGERGSGVVCLNGPAARKVQVGDIVIVISYCQIDFLEAKSHQPTLIFPDQNNRLV; encoded by the coding sequence ATGTTAATAGAAGTCTTAAAATCAAAAATTCATCGGGTTAAAGTTACCCAAGCGGAGCTCCATTACGTGGGTAGCATTACCATTGATGAAGATTTGATTGATGCCGCTAATTTAGTGGAAAATGAAAAAGTACAGATTGTAAATATCAATAATGGCGAGCGTTTTGAAACCTACGTGATTAAAGGTGAACGGGGCTCCGGCGTGGTTTGTCTGAATGGACCGGCCGCTCGTAAAGTACAGGTTGGCGACATTGTGATTGTTATATCTTATTGCCAGATTGATTTTCTGGAAGCAAAATCGCATCAGCCAACGCTCATCTTCCCGGATCAAAATAACCGGCTGGTTTAA
- the panC gene encoding pantoate--beta-alanine ligase has protein sequence MQVVTHLSEIKNLTETLRAAGKTIGFVPTMGALHAGHLELLRTAVQHNTTTICSIFVNPIQFNNSEDYRLYPKTIEQDITLLQQNNCNILFMPDASEMYTQPALLKFNFGALEQIMEGFYRPGHFNGVATVVSKLFHLIKPHRAYFGQKDLQQFAIIRQLVRDLSFDLELVCHEIVREADGLAMSSRNQRLSTAARRIAPRLYEALQLAVVLVKDKQVPLQEIILQVNTFLQQYPGIKLEYFEIVDAETLQPISDFTRPTALCLAAYIGNVRLIDNIVVEVP, from the coding sequence ATGCAAGTAGTTACGCATCTCTCAGAAATTAAAAATCTTACAGAAACATTACGAGCTGCCGGGAAAACCATTGGGTTTGTACCCACGATGGGGGCCTTACATGCCGGGCATTTAGAATTATTACGTACAGCAGTTCAGCACAATACTACTACAATATGCAGCATTTTTGTAAATCCAATTCAGTTTAATAATTCAGAAGATTACCGGCTATACCCCAAAACAATAGAGCAGGATATAACCTTACTGCAACAGAATAATTGCAATATCTTGTTTATGCCCGACGCTTCGGAAATGTATACCCAACCGGCATTATTGAAATTTAATTTTGGAGCTTTAGAACAAATAATGGAAGGTTTTTACCGGCCTGGGCATTTTAATGGAGTAGCAACTGTAGTAAGTAAACTATTCCATTTGATTAAACCGCACAGAGCTTATTTTGGCCAAAAAGATTTGCAACAGTTTGCCATTATCCGGCAGTTAGTGCGCGATTTAAGCTTTGACCTGGAATTAGTTTGCCACGAGATTGTACGTGAAGCCGATGGCTTAGCTATGTCGTCCCGAAATCAGCGTTTATCAACGGCTGCACGCCGGATAGCTCCCCGGCTTTACGAAGCCTTGCAACTAGCAGTCGTTTTGGTGAAAGACAAGCAGGTGCCATTGCAGGAAATTATATTACAGGTAAATACGTTCTTACAGCAATACCCGGGGATTAAGTTGGAGTACTTCGAGATAGTAGATGCGGAAACATTACAGCCTATTTCGGATTTTACCAGGCCTACCGCGTTATGCTTGGCTGCTTATATCGGCAACGTACGCCTGATTGATAATATTGTAGTGGAAGTGCCATAA
- a CDS encoding glycogen/starch synthase, which translates to MSKLRILYAATEINPFLQTTQVAEFLRMLPQGMQERGMEIRIFVPRFGLINERKNRLHEVVRLSGINIAVGEEEKPLIIKVASIPNAKLQVYFIDNEDYFHRKSVLVDKDNKFHTDNDERAIFFCKGVLETVKKLGWSPDIVHCNDWMTGLIPMYLKTTYKKDPIFKDAKSIFTVYNNEFDYKFEGDLLEKVKMLDIEDDMLTHLKTADFGGFVKVGMEYADLVSKSHEENFSENINTLFTEFCSTKPINQIDSSDENFLDSYYNLYNELAN; encoded by the coding sequence ATGTCAAAACTACGCATTTTGTACGCTGCTACAGAGATTAATCCGTTTTTGCAAACCACCCAGGTTGCTGAGTTTTTAAGGATGTTGCCCCAGGGGATGCAGGAACGCGGAATGGAAATTCGGATTTTTGTTCCGAGGTTTGGATTAATTAACGAGCGTAAAAATCGTTTGCACGAAGTGGTGCGGTTGTCTGGTATTAACATTGCCGTAGGAGAAGAAGAAAAGCCGCTGATTATTAAAGTTGCTTCTATCCCAAATGCAAAGTTACAGGTATATTTTATAGATAACGAAGACTATTTTCACCGGAAATCAGTTTTAGTCGATAAAGACAATAAATTCCATACCGACAATGATGAGCGGGCTATTTTCTTTTGCAAAGGTGTACTGGAGACTGTTAAGAAATTAGGCTGGTCGCCGGATATTGTGCATTGCAACGACTGGATGACGGGTTTAATTCCGATGTATTTAAAAACCACTTACAAGAAGGATCCTATTTTTAAAGATGCCAAATCTATTTTTACCGTTTATAATAACGAATTTGACTATAAATTCGAGGGCGATTTGCTGGAAAAAGTAAAAATGTTGGATATTGAGGATGATATGCTAACGCATTTGAAAACCGCTGATTTTGGCGGGTTCGTGAAAGTTGGTATGGAATATGCAGATTTAGTATCTAAGTCGCACGAAGAAAATTTTAGCGAGAACATCAACACTTTGTTTACGGAATTTTGTTCTACTAAACCAATCAACCAAATTGATTCCTCAGACGAAAATTTTTTAGATTCTTATTACAATCTTTATAATGAATTGGCTAATTAA